GACAGTTACCCCGTCTGTCTAAATGACTTTACTGTATGGAGCGCTTAAGTCAGTCATTATGAACTTCGCTTAACGAACCATCTTTTGGCATTGAGATGCCACAATGATCACACTGTTGCGCTGCGTCTGGAAATGCATTTGAGCCTTTTCTTGGCGTTCATTGCGGTCCAGTAGGTGACAAATTGTgatttctctttcttttcttgagcCATGGACGAGCTTGCCGACATATTCTTGGTTGAATGCAATCCACTCAGAGTCGAGAGAGTATCTTTCGCTCTTACGTCCGCTTTGCCGATATCTCAGTGGTCATCAGCAATCTTGCAGCGACCTCGATATCTTGGCGATCCTCAGAGTCTTTGCACGCGTAACGAAACTCCTTATGCAGACCCAACGTATTTTGCGGCACTGATCGCTATCAGAGCGATTTCTATGGCTATTAGTCTGCCATGCAGTCGGAACACTCGGCCCCAGCGCAGAACACGGCCTCGGAAGAGTATGTAGAGCAGTTTCACAGCTTCCAGGCCCCATTGTGgctctttctcaaactccAATCTATGGGCCAGCGTTGGACAACCTATGTACaatttagccgccgacgTTCTAACACCTGATGCTTCTAGAGCAGACCATTTCGATGAGAGATCCTCCTTAACCAATAGCCAGGGACATGTACAGAAGACCTGAATAGCCAAAATGGTTCGTTAACAGATGTATATGGCGTTTTCCTTTCCTTCCTCTCAGTACAGCGGCGGCGCTCTTGCTTGACACTGCGATATAATGGTATGAACTGGTGCAGTTACGTTCACGTCAAATGGTAAAGGTCTTTGAAAAGCAACCGATCTTTATGTCTGTTTCTTCTGCATGCAATAGGTATTATCATGAAGTGTATGCCCTACGTGTCTGAAAAGAGATACCCGCTCTAAACCGGTTCCAGTTAAGTCTTCTATACTTCACAGCAGGATACGCGAATCTCGCATTGTGTGAACCAACAGGTGGCATTCCTACGCAACTGAGAAACCTTCCACGCCGAGTGATAGCATCCCACCAGACTGCGATAGAGCTCAGCTCCTCATGTCGTCCCGAACAATCAACAATATCAGGTATGTGGATGCCACGGAACTCTTCCAATGGTTAAAGCAGGGATTAACATCGCTAGGATACCCATTCAGAGTAATAGATGTTCGTGGCTCTGACTACGTTGGAGGCCACATCAAGGGTTCGTGGAACTATCCCTACAAAAGATTAAGCCAGGATGAAAATGTGATGAACGAGCTCAGAACAAGGCTGGCAGAGGCAACAGTCAATGACGAGGTGATGAACGTGGTTTTCCATTGCGCTCAATCGCAGCAGCGTGGACCTTCGGCAGCAATGAAGTTTTTGAGACACCTATCTGACCAGGAACTAGACAAATTCAAGATTTGGATTCTCAGAGATGGCTTCAACCACTGGCAAGATATCTACGGGGCAGACGCCACTGTTACCGAGGGCTACGAGCCAGATCTGTGGTCCTGGTGACACTCCGGTTCTGTTAGCCGCTTTATTAAAACTATCTTTATATGACCTGACTATTGGACTCGTTTGATAAGATGAACGCCACTCTCGGTCTCTACTACACCACTAGTTTCTCCAACTTTCAATGCAAAGGCAgccttttcaaagctgccCTGCATTTCACCCTTCCCAAAAAAGCCTAAATCGCCACCCCTCTTATAGGATGAACAGTCGGATCTCTCCTTAGCAAGCGACTCAAAACTCTCGCCACTCTCCAATCTCCTCTGGATCTCCTGCAGCTCTTCGATAGCCTCTGCTTTGGAGATCGTGATATGCTCAGATCTGTGGGACGCCGGTCTACGTGAGTCGCTGTGTTTGCACAAAATGTGCAGGCATCTGACACGCACAGGATGCTCAGCAAGATATTGTTTCAACAATCCATGATCGGTACCTTCCGGTTCCTCCCATTGGGATGCTTTAGTCTCAgggttgaagaaatactctctcttcttcgatttgCTGTATCTGACGGTCCATGGGGCTGGCAACCCATTGGCAGCTTCACTCATCGCTGTTGCAACACTCAGGGAGTCCTGTTTAGGATCGATATTTGCCAGATGCCAGCAATGCCAAGCATTGATTACTCTTCTACAAGCTAAATTTATCAACGACAAGTTACAAGGCCCGCACGTGATGGACATCACTTCAATACGCACTGAATCCTTATAAGAACTACGTCTGGTCTCGCCTATCCTCCAGATTCTATCCAGCTCTATTAGTCTGTTCTCGCCATGGCCACATCCCTCGACAGCGAAGTTAGCCGAACAAACCCCATGAAAGCGAAGAATGATTTTAGACCCAAAGAGAAAGTTGCTTCATCTGATTGCTGAATATGACATCAAGATCCAGCAAGctttgatgatatcgaaaGATGCTATGGTTGACTTCTCTTTGATAGGTGAGTGATACGTTGAGTTTTGACTTCTTTGGTTATTTTTTTAAGTGAGGTCGCATTCGATTCTGGATGAACTGTGCTGCATTTGCCTTATTTAAGCTCGTTTATCGTCAGGTTGTTCACACAGGCTAAACCCTCAGGCAATTGGCGATTGGTaagagcagaagatgagtgctcaattgatcgatGGTAAAGCCTGCGCTCAAGCCATTCGTACAGAGATAGCTGACGAGATCACCGGCTTAAAATGCCGGGATCCATCCTTTAAACCACGTTTGAGCATTATCCAAGTGGGTTCGAGGAAAGACTCCAGCACGTATGTGCGCATGAAATGTAAAGCTGCGAAAGAAGCCGGTATCGAAGCGGATCTCATTTCTTTGGCGGAGGATATCACCGAGCAGCAGCTGTTGGATAAGATAGCTTCCCTGAATGAAGAGCCTTCTGTTCATGGTGTGCTGGTCCAGCTTCCTTTACCGGCACACATTGATGAGGATAGAGTGACCTCTGCCGTGGCTGCTTCCAAGGATGTCGATGGATTCGGTCCTATCAACATCGGagagctgaacaagaaaaatggGCAccctttcttcttgccctgCACTCCTAAGGGAATCATtgagctgttgaagagatatGATGTTACCATTGCGGGGTCTAAGTCGGTCGTTATCGGCAGATCTGATATTGTGGGGTCTCCTGTCGCTGAGCTGTTGAAGTCCCTGGACTCCACTGTTACAATCGCACATTCCAAGACCAAGGAGCTCCCTTCGTATCTCACGGACGCAGATATTGTTGTCGTTGCCATCGGCGTACCAGAGTTCGTGAAAGGAGAATGGTTCAAGAACAATAAGAAGGGCGTCGTGGTTATCGATGTGGGTACCaactttgttgaagatgcGTCAAAGAAGTCTGGATACAGAAATGTTGGTGACGTTGAGTTTGCTGAGGCGTTGAAGTATGCTAGGTTGATCACTCCAGTGCCTGGTGGTGTTGGCCCTATGACGGTGGCGATGTTGATGCAGAACACTTTGACAGCCGCCAAGCGCGATTTGGAGTCAGGGGGAAAGCTCTGCAAATTTGAACCACTGCCTTTACTCTTGCAGAAGCCAGTCCCTTCGGATTTTGAAATCTCTAGGGCTCAGAAACCAAAAGAAATTTCCAAAGTGGCCTTGGAAGCTGGTATCCTGCCATCTGAGTTAGAACCTTATGGTTCAACAAAGGCTAAGGTAAACCTCAAGATAATTGATCGTTTGAAGGACAGGGAAAACGGCAAGTACGTCTTGGTTACGGGTATCACGCCAACTCCACTGGGCGAAGGTAAATCTACCACGACCGTTGGACTAGCACAGGCTTTGGGAGCacatttgaaaaagacaGTTTTCGCCAACGTTCGTCAGCCATCGATGGGTCCAACTTTTGGTATCAAGGGTGGTGCAGCTGGTGGCGGTTACTCTCAAGTTATTCCTATGGATGAGTTCAACTTGCATGTGACCGGTGATATACATGCGATTTCGATGGCGAACAACCTTTTGGCAGCTGCAATCGATGCCAGAATGTTCCACGAGTCGACACAGAAAGATGTTGCCTTATACAAGAGATTAGTTCCTGCCAAGAATGGCGTTAGAAAATTTACAAAAACCATGTTGAAGAGATTACAAAAATTGGGTATTGACAAGTCAAATCCCGATGACCTGACTCCTGAAGAGGTCACGAAGTTTGCTCGTCTAGATATCGACCCGGAGACCATTAGCTGGAGAAGGGTGGTTGACTGTAACGATAGATTTCTCAGAGGCATTACTATCGGTGAAGCTCCAACCGAGCGCGGGTTCACCAGGCATACTGGTTTCGATATCTCTGTTGCTTCCGAATGTATGGCTATTTTGGCTCTCTGTAACTCTTTGTCTGACATGAGAGAAAGACTAGGGAGGATCGTGGTTGCTGCCTCCAAGAGTGGTGAACCTGTTACCTGTGAAGACATTGGGTGTGCAGGTGCAATGACGGCGCTGCTAAAAGATGCCATCAAACCTAACGTTATGCAAACACTAGAAGGTACTCCTGTGTTCGTTCACGCTGGTCCTTTCGCTAATATTTCAATTGGTGCCAACTCTGTTCTGGCTGACAAGATGGCATTGAAGCTAGCTGGTGTTGATCCAGCTTTGCCCcagcaagaaaagaatgaGAGAGCTGGATATGTTATTACGGAAGCCGGTTTCGATTTCACTATGGGTGGTGAAAGATTTATTAACATCAAATGTCGTTCCTCAGGCCTCAAACCAGATGTCGTCGTAATCGTCGCCACTGTGAGAGCGCTCAAGGTTCACGGTGGTGGTCCGGAGGTTAAGGCTGGTGCTCCATTGCCTGTCGCTTACCTGACAGAGGACGTCGAATTGTTGAGAAAGGGCTGTGCCAACTTGACGAAACATATCTCGAACGCCAAGCGATACAACTTGCCTGTCGTTGTCGCGATTAACAAGATGTCTTCTGACACTGACCTAGAACACCAAATCATTAGAGAAGAGTCTTTGAAGGCTGGTGCCTACGATGCTATCGTATCGAACCACTGGGAGGAAGGCGGTGCCGGTGCCGTTGACCTTGCCAACGGTATTATCAAAGCCACCCAAGAGGAATCAAACAAGgatttcaagttcttgtaCGATACCGAGGGTTTAACAgtcgaggaaaagatcacAAAGATTGCTCAGGATATGTACGGTGCAAAGGACGTTGAGTTCCTGCCAGAAGCACAAAAGAAGATTAAACTTTACACCAAGCAAGGTTTCGACAAGCTACCTATTTGCATAGCAAAGACTCAGTATTCTTTATCTCATGATGCTAACTTGAAGGGTGTGCCAACTGGCTTCACTTTCCCAATCAGGGATGTCAGAGCCTCTATCGGTGCCGGTTACTTGTACGCGTTAGCAGCTGAGATCCAGACAATCCCAGGTTTGCCAACCCATTGTGGTTTTATGAACGTTGAGGTTAACGAGGACGGAGAAATTGAAGGTATGTTTTGATTTTTAGAGTATAGATACCGAGGAAGGAATGATATAATTGGATGTAGTTTAAGCGATGTTATTGCAATTAAAATTTAGCCCTGATTGTTTCCTCCGAATCGTAGACCACCAACCCCTCCTGAGAAACACTAGCCACTATTTCACCCGATGATGCACTGAAATACTCGCCCTGCAAGAAATGCTTGTCCCAAAACGATCTTGGGTTGTTTATCTGCAAATAAATCCAGTCGTTCACTTTAGGAAGCTGGTGGAAATGAATGCAGTGATCCAGAGAAACGCTAAATTTGTGGGAGTACATTGGCAGTCGGTGGAAGTAAGGCACAGTCAATAGAAGGTACGAATCTGAGAGATAGGCAAATGCCACGTAATTGTATCTAGCGTCATTTCGTGGCGTTATAGTCAGCGAATAGTCGCTGTCAGGTCTCTCCTCCCCAAAAGTGACTTCATTTCTTATGCGGACAAACTGTTCCAACATATCGGCATGCTTCCGAGAGTAAAACATGTCATGAGGGAACCGATACTCGATCGGCCCGTACTTGAACGCCTCGATGTGTTTCTGCAAGCGGTCTATTTCTTTGAGGCCCACGGAAAGACGAGCATATCTTTCCGCATTCCCGTTCCCAGCCACTTTAGCCTTAAAGAGCTCACCGCCGTCCTCAAACGCCTCGGGTTTGTCTTTCAACTCGACCGTCTTCAAGTGATGCAGAGAATCgtgctctttcttctcccTAGAATACAGAATATTGGTCGAGAACACCAGCCGCTTGCTCTGGTAAGCTCTGACTTGCTTGTGGATGAAATTACGTCCATGTCTGAGGTCTTGAACATCATAGGCGATCATCTTGGAGGGATCTCCGCCGCTTATGAAGTAGCAATGCAGCGAACTCGGAACAAAATCTTGAGGAACCGTGTGCAACGAGGCTAGCAACGATTGAGCCACCAGAGTGCCTCCAAAGGTACCTCTGGAGCCCACGGGCGCTGCTGGCAGCGCTTTGGTTACGAATTTCGACGCGGAAACCCGGGAAAGctccaagatcttctccaaactAGTATATTTCGAGCTCATACTCCCGTAACCTCTTCCAGAACACTTCAAGACGCTTGATGAACAGAACCAATGGCTTTATATGTGAGATTTCAGATCAGCTGGAGATAGCTTATAAACCCCGACCACTCACTAGGCGGTGAAAAACTGATATAAAACGTCAAACTCATCGCTTAAACTCAATAAAAGACCAAGAGCAACCGGCTGCCATTGTCTAGTCAGTTTGAGTCTTATCAATGCTTGATATCCAGCAAAATCAGTAGCGTCTAGATGGAGATGTGGTGTCTCTGTAGTTGTTTATCTTGTTGAGATTAAATAGCGGCCAGAAAATGAGTCGCTGCCACTAACAAGGGGTGCTAACCTGTTGAACAGCTTCAGTGGAATAGATACAAAAAGGGTTCGATTGGACCTGTGGGACGCAGCCACCAGTCAATTGGCAAAGAGCTACTTGCGGAAATATGTGTGACGACAAATCCGTTCTTGGATGCACTTTTGAGTTCCTAGATGAGTATATTCCCCTGTGGTTCGACAAACGGCGACTCTGCAACGACAATTCAGCGTTGTTCATACTGATTTCGGGACCGCAGGGCTCAGGTAAGTCCTACACGGCGGATTTTGTATATAAATACCTTCTGGAGAAGTATGGGGATTCAAGAAGGATTGCCAAGATGTCGATAGACGACTTCTATTTCACACATGAGGACCAGAAGGAGTTCAATAACAGATTCAGGGAGAACGAGCTGTTGCAGGGCCGCGGGGCACCCGGCACACACGACATTCCGTTGCTGTCGAGATGCGTGGATGCTATAATCGCTAACAGGGAGTCGAAGCTGACATTGCCGCTTTATGACAAATCGAGGTTTAATGGCGAGGGTGACAGGTGCGAGAAGGGCAATGAGGTGCAATTGCCACTCGACCTTGTCATTTTGGAGGGCTGGTTTCTAGGCTTCAGGCCCCTGTTGGACCGTCGAGAGATAGACAAGCAGCCACTGCTGCAGAAACAAAAGGACATGATTCAGGTCAATGCCAACTTGTTCTTCTACGCAGACTTGCTGTGGAAGAACCCCGAGATCAAGTCTTTGGGAATTGTGTTCGAGGCGGACAACATCCAAAACGTCTACCAATGGCGTCTGGAGCAAGAGCACGCCCTGAGGGAAAGTACAGGGGAGGGAATGAGCGACGAAGAAGTCAAGAGATTTGTCGATAGATATTTCCCGTCTTACGAACTGTACTACGAGGACTTCGTCAACAGTGAAAGCTTGGGATCGGTGGCCACGTTGACCCTGGGCATCGACTTGCAAAGAAACGTGTACTCAGTCAAAACCAAATCTATTGAATAGATTGTAGTAAATTGCGGTGAATTAAGTTGAAAAAATAGTCAGACCTCGGAAGCATAGTACATCTCCACTTCTTCCCAAGGTATGATCGTTCTGGTTAGCGCAGTGTCGCGCGGTTTGATAACTTTTTTGGCAGCAATGCCTCTGGTTCTCCTCTTGCTCATCGATCTAGTTATCGGGCCATCATTCAGCAGCGTGGATCCGTCATCTATCACCGGGAGGATAGGCGAGTTGTCAGCCCCAGTCGTGAGCGCGGCCTTGCATTCCTTaatctctttctccaacGAGGACTGCCTCTGGTTCAGACGGTTGATATCCTTGG
The sequence above is drawn from the Torulaspora globosa chromosome 5, complete sequence genome and encodes:
- the YCH1 gene encoding phosphatase YCH1 (ancestral locus Anc_5.136); amino-acid sequence: MSSRTINNIRYVDATELFQWLKQGLTSLGYPFRVIDVRGSDYVGGHIKGSWNYPYKRLSQDENVMNELRTRLAEATVNDEVMNVVFHCAQSQQRGPSAAMKFLRHLSDQELDKFKIWILRDGFNHWQDIYGADATVTEGYEPDLWSW
- the ESS1 gene encoding peptidylprolyl isomerase ESS1 (ancestral locus Anc_5.135) is translated as MSITCGPCNLSLINLACRRVINAWHCWHLANIDPKQDSLSVATAMSEAANGLPAPWTVRYSKSKKREYFFNPETKASQWEEPEGTDHGLLKQYLAEHPVRVRCLHILCKHSDSRRPASHRSEHITISKAEAIEELQEIQRRLESGESFESLAKERSDCSSYKRGGDLGFFGKGEMQGSFEKAAFALKVGETSGVVETESGVHLIKRVQ
- the ADE3 gene encoding trifunctional formate-tetrahydrofolate ligase/methenyltetrahydrofolate cyclohydrolase/methylenetetrahydrofolate dehydrogenase ADE3 (ancestral locus Anc_5.134), whose amino-acid sequence is MSAQLIDGKACAQAIRTEIADEITGLKCRDPSFKPRLSIIQVGSRKDSSTYVRMKCKAAKEAGIEADLISLAEDITEQQLLDKIASLNEEPSVHGVLVQLPLPAHIDEDRVTSAVAASKDVDGFGPINIGELNKKNGHPFFLPCTPKGIIELLKRYDVTIAGSKSVVIGRSDIVGSPVAELLKSLDSTVTIAHSKTKELPSYLTDADIVVVAIGVPEFVKGEWFKNNKKGVVVIDVGTNFVEDASKKSGYRNVGDVEFAEALKYARLITPVPGGVGPMTVAMLMQNTLTAAKRDLESGGKLCKFEPLPLLLQKPVPSDFEISRAQKPKEISKVALEAGILPSELEPYGSTKAKVNLKIIDRLKDRENGKYVLVTGITPTPLGEGKSTTTVGLAQALGAHLKKTVFANVRQPSMGPTFGIKGGAAGGGYSQVIPMDEFNLHVTGDIHAISMANNLLAAAIDARMFHESTQKDVALYKRLVPAKNGVRKFTKTMLKRLQKLGIDKSNPDDLTPEEVTKFARLDIDPETISWRRVVDCNDRFLRGITIGEAPTERGFTRHTGFDISVASECMAILALCNSLSDMRERLGRIVVAASKSGEPVTCEDIGCAGAMTALLKDAIKPNVMQTLEGTPVFVHAGPFANISIGANSVLADKMALKLAGVDPALPQQEKNERAGYVITEAGFDFTMGGERFINIKCRSSGLKPDVVVIVATVRALKVHGGGPEVKAGAPLPVAYLTEDVELLRKGCANLTKHISNAKRYNLPVVVAINKMSSDTDLEHQIIREESLKAGAYDAIVSNHWEEGGAGAVDLANGIIKATQEESNKDFKFLYDTEGLTVEEKITKIAQDMYGAKDVEFLPEAQKKIKLYTKQGFDKLPICIAKTQYSLSHDANLKGVPTGFTFPIRDVRASIGAGYLYALAAEIQTIPGLPTHCGFMNVEVNEDGEIEGMF
- the TES1 gene encoding palmitoyl-CoA hydrolase (ancestral locus Anc_5.133), producing MSSKYTSLEKILELSRVSASKFVTKALPAAPVGSRGTFGGTLVAQSLLASLHTVPQDFVPSSLHCYFISGGDPSKMIAYDVQDLRHGRNFIHKQVRAYQSKRLVFSTNILYSREKKEHDSLHHLKTVELKDKPEAFEDGGELFKAKVAGNGNAERYARLSVGLKEIDRLQKHIEAFKYGPIEYRFPHDMFYSRKHADMLEQFVRIRNEVTFGEERPDSDYSLTITPRNDARYNYVAFAYLSDSYLLLTVPYFHRLPMYSHKFSVSLDHCIHFHQLPKVNDWIYLQINNPRSFWDKHFLQGEYFSASSGEIVASVSQEGLVVYDSEETIRAKF
- the TDA10 gene encoding putative ATP-dependent kinase (ancestral locus Anc_5.132), which translates into the protein MCDDKSVLGCTFEFLDEYIPLWFDKRRLCNDNSALFILISGPQGSGKSYTADFVYKYLLEKYGDSRRIAKMSIDDFYFTHEDQKEFNNRFRENELLQGRGAPGTHDIPLLSRCVDAIIANRESKLTLPLYDKSRFNGEGDRCEKGNEVQLPLDLVILEGWFLGFRPLLDRREIDKQPLLQKQKDMIQVNANLFFYADLLWKNPEIKSLGIVFEADNIQNVYQWRLEQEHALRESTGEGMSDEEVKRFVDRYFPSYELYYEDFVNSESLGSVATLTLGIDLQRNVYSVKTKSIE